DNA from Lagenorhynchus albirostris chromosome 3, mLagAlb1.1, whole genome shotgun sequence:
CTGGGCCTAATGAGCCCCCATGATCACCTTCTCCTAGAGAAAACTTTGTTGACCTGGAGGCCTCCAGGCAGCTGAGAACGCCTGGGATGGTACACCCCTCCCCAGACCTCCACATCTCAGCCCACCCTGAGCTAGTTCATAACCAAACTTGCTGCCGAACTCCTGCCCCCAACTGGATTCTGAGTCTTCTGCATTTCCAAAGAAGGCATCCCCACCCCAGGGTGCAGGCTGGGTGTGGTGAGGCCTGGTGGGGTCAGGagacccccgcccccagccctgacACAGCAGTAGCAGCACCCATCGCCCTCACTGGGTTCTGAGGGAGCTGTAGTCAGAGTCCTCAGGGTGCCCTTGGCGTAGTGTTGGGGCGCAGGGATGCAAGGTCAAGGGTACCTGCTGCTCTTGGGCCTGGCCTACCACCCCTGCAGGTGACGCTTCAGGTGAAGGAGCTGTGGCCACCTGAGCTCCACGCCCCCCCCCCACGTGACCTGAAGAGCTGGGGGAGGTTTTGGCACCTCGCCTACCCTGGGAGGCTTGCCTGGGGTGAGTGGGCAGACAGGTCTGTTTCTGCCCGAGTTCTCCGTGGACCCTGGGCCCCCATCCCCTGGGGGTCTCGCATCCTATGACAGGGGTCCTTGGGACATTCCTTTGTCAGGCCCTGCCCGGCCAGCTTGGCCTGAACCAACTCTTTTTGGCTTCCTCGGCTTTTGGGGGTCCTGGCTGCGTGGGGCTCAGGCACCTCTCCTAACCGTTGGTGTGCCACAGGTGGCTGGCCACAGATAAGAGTTCTACCCCAATGGAGGTGCGGTGACCTGCACCCCCAGGCCTAGGCGCTGGGGTACTCCTGAAGGCGCCGGGGGGCAGACAAGACCCTTGTGACCCGGGCCTCGGTTCCCTCTTGTCATTAGCTCAGGCCCACAGGTCTCAGGGCCCCAGGCTCACCCCAGGCAGGGGCTGGACGTCAGGGACTGGTTCCAGACAGCTCCCTCTGCCTTCTGCCCTCCTGGCCAGTGCCCAACACCCTGTCCCGAGGAGCCAGTGACACTTGGGTTGCCCCCATCTTGCAGGGTTGTGGAATTTGGGGGTAATCGATGCCCAGCCTGTCATTTCTGACCTCCTGCCAACCGGGGACAAGGGGACACAGCTGTGGCATTTGCTACCAGACTCTGGAAGGGAGGGCTTTGGCAGTCAAGGTCCACTGACCCCGCCATGCCCTCCGTTGGAaactgcccctgcccctccagggACTGGGCACTGATATATGCAAACCTGCCAGTCCAAGCCCTGTCCCACTCATGTCCCTCTTTCCCCCAGGCtggctctgcccccacccccagcatgtGCATTGTGCTGTAGATGTCCCGTGGGCCGCACGCGTGGGTGCCCAtggcgggcgggggcgggcgcTCAGGGCGCACTCGGCCGGCCCCTGCCCATCCTCTCTGGCGTGGACGCTATCGTCTGTGTACCTTTGCATCCTTTGTAATGAAAcgtaataaaaatacaatgtttTCATCTCTGCCTCCTCCCCTTTTTTCCTGCCCTCTTCTCCCCTCTGGAGGCTGAACTGTGGGTGTTGCAGGTGCACCAGGCAGGAGCCACACGGGggccacacacacagacacagacacacggaCACGCAGGCATGagcccctcacacacacaccccaggatCCTGGGGCAGACGCCCCAGGAGAGTGAGTGGGATGCAGCAGGGCCGGACACTCCTAGTCAGGCTTCTAGGGCCCCAGCCAGTCACGGGGGGAGAGAGTGGCAGGCCCCCAACTCTCCCAAGGCCTGAGTTTGGGGTCCCTGGCCTCTCCTCAGAGGCTCGACCCTTCCATCTCCCCGCAGCAGAGACCACAGCCGGCTTGCTccgccacacacacactttattttgtcctctttgagcccctctccctccccaccaggccAGCTGCCTCTTGGGGCCGGGTGCTGATGGCCTCCCACAGTGAGGGCAGCCGTGAGGGTGGCCGTCATCCAGTGGCGGGTCCTCACCTGTGTCCCTAGGCCTGCAGCAGCCTCTGGACCTCGTAGTCCTCAGGGATGGTGTCTGTGGGGAGAGGGTGAGCAGGTGAGGGGGGGTGAGGCTGGGCGGTATGGACTCCCCACCTTCCCCAACAGGGTCCTCTTACCATTGCAGCGGTAGCGCAGGTTGGCCCAGATGATGTTCTCCTGGGAGAAGCAGAAGACTCCCAAGCGGCCTCCCCGCATGGTCGTGTCCAGGACCACATTGCTGTCCGCAACCAGCTCCGGGCCCTCGTAGAACCTCACTCTGCGGAGAAGGAACGGACTGTGATTCGGGGCCCTGGGCCAGGTGCCTCCTCCCCTCTCAGAGCGTCGGCATCCTGCCCCATGAGCTAGGCCCCCTCCTCTCTAGAAGAGGGGGCCGTATGTCTCCCTGCCTGGGCCATGCTCAGGGCAGAGGGGGCTCCtgacctgagcctcagtttccctgtgtgAGAGGATGGACATCTAGggccctgcacacagtaggtgctaagCGTAGTGCCTGGTCTTCCTGGCAGCGTAGAGTGGGGATTGAGAAACCAGGAGTGAGTGAGACCCCCCTACTGCTGTGTGCAGAGTCCAGAACCACCGGACCCTTGAGCCCAGACCACCCAAACTGGCCCTGCCTTTTCTGAGTCCAGGCTCCCCCATGTCTCACCTCTCCTCTGGCCCTGCCCCCTGAGCAGCTCCCTGGACAGCCTGgcccctccccctgtcctgggAGGGGTATCATGCCCTAGGGCCAGACAGTTATTTCTAACTGCctatattattcccattttacagataaggggaCCGAGGCCCCCTGAAGcacccccctccttccctcaagAGCCAGGATAGAGCAGGGACTCTGGGCCCCCTGGCAGAGGGCGGGTTCCCACCTGATGTAGCCCACTTGGGGCCGGTGCTGCAGGAACCAGCGGTAGGATGTCTTGTCCTTCCAGCCCACATTGCGGGGGTCCTTCCACAGCAGCCGCACCTGTGACTCTGTGTCCCCCGTGTGCCACAGTGCATTCCGAAGCTGCTCCCCAGGGCCTGTGGAGGACTTCACGGCCTGCCACGCCGGAGAACAGGGGAGCGGGGGTCAGAGACCACACAGGCCACCAGAGCCCCCAGACAGGCAAGGAGCTGTGAGTCATAGAGGAGTGGTGGGGGGCCCCAGTATGCCTGGATGGGAGACCCATGAGAAAGCCTTGGGGGCCACGAGGAGCTTTGCAGTCAGGCTGTAGGGGCAGCAGTGGTTTGTGGGATAAACTTGAGTCTAGAGGACTTGGGGAATTCTAGGGTTTCAGTGAAATACTGGGGTCTATGGGGCCTGCAGGAGGATTTGGAACCTGAGGGAAAGTTTGGGGCTCTGTGAGAGGGTTTGGGGGCTTACAGAGAGATTGGGGGATCCCGGGGGAGTGTTTGAGGGCCTGTGGGAGGAACTAGGTAGAAAGACTTCTAGGTCCATAGAATGAGGCCGGGGGCTGTAAGGCTTTGGGGATCTGTGGGAGGGTTTGGGGCCTCCGAGTTGGCACTGAGACCAAGAGTTCAGGTAGGGCCCAGCACCTTGAGCTGGATGCCAGGCTCTGCCACTGCACGGAAGGGGTTTGCCTGCCAGTATGTCTGCTCCATCTGCTTCCACATGACCACATAGAAGCTGGAGCTGTCCTGGTAGCCAAAGATGAAACCCGCGTAGTCGTCATCCGTGACCGTGTTCACGTGGAACGTGCCTTCGAAGTCCACGCCATTGAAGGCCGTGTAacctggggagaggaagggacgCTAGCCCCTGCCGCACCGGGGCCCAGAACCGccccctggccccgcccctccaGAGTCCAGAACGCCCGACCCCTGAGCCCAGACCACCCAACCTGGCCCCGCCTTTCCTGAGTCCAGGCCCGCCCCGTCCCACCTCTCCTCTAGCCCCGCCCCCTGCACGGCCTGGCCCCTCCCCATGTCTCACCCACACCCAGGCCAGGGTCGCTGTTCATCGTCTGCACGATCTCCATCCCCTGGTGGGGTTCAAAGGAAGAAGGGCCTCAGGCCAGCCGTGTGGGCCTCGGCTCCCCGCCCCTAGCTTAGGACCCGCTGTGGCGGTCCTGGgctccccccacctcccgccTGGGCCCCGCCCGCACCTGGTTGAGCACCACCCAGTTGGGGTCTATCTGCGCGTCGCCCTCGGGGTCCAGCACGACCGTCTGGAAGGCCCGGAAGTCGGTGAGGGTGACCTCAGCGTTCTCCGGACACACATCGATCTTGTCCACCACCTTGTCTGCATCAAAGTCCCCCTGGCACGCGTCGCCCACGCCGTCCCCTGAGAGGAGATGGGAGGCCCCCCCACCGTAGTAGAATCagctccaggccccgccccaggcCTGGCCACGCCCACACAGGCTACCGGCCCTGCCCACACCATGTCTCCAGCTCCGCTCACACGTGCCACTGGCCCCACCATGCCCACCCCAAATCTCACCCTAGTGGCTCCACACTAGCCCCATCCCCACCACAGGCCCTGCACCCTGCCTTACGGTCCACGTCTTCCTGGCCCGGGTTCGGCACCAGGCGGCAGTTGTCCCGACTGTCGGGGACCCCATCGTTGTCATCATCGTCGTCGCAGGCGTCACCCTGGCCATCGTGGTCTGAGTCCTGCTGGGCGCTGTTGGGCACTGTGGGGCAGTTGTCCCGCGAGTCCTGGTGCCCATCCCCATCCCTagagtgggtgggtggggcagaGACAATGAGACCCCAGAAAGCTGGATCAAGGGCTGCCCACCCTGGGTGCCCACCTCAGCCCCAGATGTCCTCCTTACTGGTCTTGGTCGCTGTCACAAGCATCTCCCACAAAGTCGTGGTCCACATCCCTCTGTGGGCGGGGGAAGGTTGTAGATGTCCTTAATCAGGGCAGAAGAATTCAGaagcctcctgcccacccccagttCCAGAGCCAAGGTCCTTCCTGACGTGGAggaacacccccccacccccccaggctgCTGGGACTGGGCTGGAGTCTTGTTAATCAGCCTGGTGCTTACCCCAGGGGTCTGACCCAGCTGGGGTCTGGCCTGCCCTCACCTGGTCTGCGTTGCTCTTCTGAGGACAGTTGTCACAGGCATCCCCTACACCATCGCCATCACTGTCCTTCTGGTCTGAGTTGGGCACCCTGGGGCAGTTGTCCACTGCGTTGCGGATCCCTGCGGGAAGCAGAAGGACAGAACAGGATCCCAAGATTAGGACGGGGCCAGGCTGACTTCAGCAGGGCAGGTGCAGCCCTGGGGCTAGCTTGGGACAGagtcccaccccatctttggctCCCAATAACAACAAAGTTAAACCAAGTATTCATGCCCAGTCACCAGCCTCCTAGAGACTAAATGAATGGATGGCGGTGAGGGGACTAGCTCTGTGAATGCACCACCTCGAGTCTCTGCCCAGATGTAAAAATGGTACCTCCTCAGCCCTAAACCCCAGGCTCACGTCTCTGTCCTCTTATTTCCTCCCTGCAGCATCTAACACAGGGAccaccttcccctcctccaaaagttccttccttttctcctcgcCATCATATCCCAGCTTGCATTTTGCTGCCCGCCGGAGCATGGTCCACGGTCCCTGGAGCCCTAGGCGAGCACACCCCCTCCGGCTTCCAAAGGAGGCCGAGCCCCGCCCAGCCAAGCCCCGCCCCTTGGTGCcagcccttccctctcctctcccccctgCCACAGAGCTCACGGTCGCCGTCTATGTCGTCGTCGCAGGCGTCGCCTCGGCCGTCGTTATCTGTGTCCTTCTGATCGTCGTTCTTCTGGGACTGGCAGTTGTCGCATGCATCGCCCCACTTGTCGCCGTCCGCATTGCGCTGGTCTGGGTTCCGCACCAGCGGGCAGTTGTCCTAGAGGTCAGGGCCGGTTGGGAATAGTCAGGCCTAGAAAGGCAAATGTCACTCCCCGGACTGTCCGTCTCCGAGGCCCCGCCTCCTCTGCAGGGAACCCCCTAACCCTCTGGGACCCGTGAGATCAGCCTCTAAGGCCACACCCCTCACTCGAGCCAAGCCCCCATCTAGTCTCACCTAGGCCCCCGCTTTTGCCCCACCTTCTCGTTGAGGACGCCGTCCCCGTCGGCATCCGGGTCGCAGGCGTCTCCGATGCCGTCGCGATCCACGTCCTCCTGCCCTGAGTTGGGCACCGTCACGCAGTTGTCCTAGGGGTGGGCGCGGCGGGCATGAGGGGCGCTGCCGGGGAGCCCCGCCCACCCTCATACCAGGCCTCGCCCTTCAGACCCCGCCCACCTTTCGGCACTGGCGCTCTGAGCAGCGCAGCTTCTCGTCGGGAAAGCCGTCCAAATCTGTGTCGCTGCCGCAGAAGACCCCGTTGCCAGCCCAGCCGACACCGCACTGCGGGTGGGGGAGTGAGTGGGTGCTCCGGCGTGGCCCCACCCCCGGACCCTCATCGTACGCCCCTCCTTGGCCCGCTCGCACTCACCACGCAGGATCGCGACCCATCACGCTCCAGGACGCAGTCGGCCTTCTCGTGGCACGGGCTGGGCGTGCCGTCGGGGCAGAAGCGCTGTGCGCGCCGACGACAGCCTGATGCCTGGTCTCCCACGAAGCCGGGCTGGCACGGGCCGCACTGGAAGGAGCCCTGAGCCCGGGCCACAGGAGGTcagcgcccccccacccccgcacgcCCGACACTTCGCGTCCCATCCTCCATCTCTCagtccttcccctctcctcccaggccTTACCAGGGTATTGACGCATACGGAGTTGGGGACGCAGTTATGCTGCCCGGTCTCACACTCGTTAATGTCCGTGCAAacctgggtgggagggagggcagaggtcaCTGATCCTACGCAGATACCCCCAGACCTCCCACCCGTTCACGTCTCCTCTGAATCCTACCTCTCCCCTGCATCTTGCCTCCAAGCCCGACCATCCCTGACGTGGACCCTTAACTTCCTCTGTTCCCCAGACTCCGGTCCCTATGCCCTCCCGCTGGAGCGAGGCAGGAAAAGGCTGCGAGACTGGAGGTCGAGTTTACTCAACaaaatgccccccaccccaacatGCTTCTCCTggctccccaccccaaccccccacgGCCCTCACCTGCTTATTGGCCTTGGCGAAGGCCAGCCCCACGCC
Protein-coding regions in this window:
- the COMP gene encoding cartilage oligomeric matrix protein isoform X2, whose product is MLRELQETNAALQDVRELLRQQVKEITFLKNTVMECDACGMQPARTPRLSVRPLSQCAPGFCFPGVACTETASGPRCGPCPAGFSGNGSHCADVNECNAHPCFPHVRCINTSPGFRCEACPPGYSGPTHEGVGLAFAKANKQVCTDINECETGQHNCVPNSVCVNTLGSFQCGPCQPGFVGDQASGCRRRAQRFCPDGTPSPCHEKADCVLERDGSRSCVCGVGWAGNGVFCGSDTDLDGFPDEKLRCSERQCRKDNCVTVPNSGQEDVDRDGIGDACDPDADGDGVLNEKDNCPLVRNPDQRNADGDKWGDACDNCQSQKNDDQKDTDNDGRGDACDDDIDGDRIRNAVDNCPRVPNSDQKDSDGDGVGDACDNCPQKSNADQRDVDHDFVGDACDSDQDQDGDGHQDSRDNCPTVPNSAQQDSDHDGQGDACDDDDDNDGVPDSRDNCRLVPNPGQEDVDRDGVGDACQGDFDADKVVDKIDVCPENAEVTLTDFRAFQTVVLDPEGDAQIDPNWVVLNQGMEIVQTMNSDPGLGVGYTAFNGVDFEGTFHVNTVTDDDYAGFIFGYQDSSSFYVVMWKQMEQTYWQANPFRAVAEPGIQLKAVKSSTGPGEQLRNALWHTGDTESQVRLLWKDPRNVGWKDKTSYRWFLQHRPQVGYIRVRFYEGPELVADSNVVLDTTMRGGRLGVFCFSQENIIWANLRYRCNDTIPEDYEVQRLLQA
- the COMP gene encoding cartilage oligomeric matrix protein isoform X1; translated protein: MVLTAARVLLLTLAALVASGQGQIPLGADLGPQMLRELQETNAALQDVRELLRQQVKEITFLKNTVMECDACGMQPARTPRLSVRPLSQCAPGFCFPGVACTETASGPRCGPCPAGFSGNGSHCADVNECNAHPCFPHVRCINTSPGFRCEACPPGYSGPTHEGVGLAFAKANKQVCTDINECETGQHNCVPNSVCVNTLGSFQCGPCQPGFVGDQASGCRRRAQRFCPDGTPSPCHEKADCVLERDGSRSCVCGVGWAGNGVFCGSDTDLDGFPDEKLRCSERQCRKDNCVTVPNSGQEDVDRDGIGDACDPDADGDGVLNEKDNCPLVRNPDQRNADGDKWGDACDNCQSQKNDDQKDTDNDGRGDACDDDIDGDRIRNAVDNCPRVPNSDQKDSDGDGVGDACDNCPQKSNADQRDVDHDFVGDACDSDQDQDGDGHQDSRDNCPTVPNSAQQDSDHDGQGDACDDDDDNDGVPDSRDNCRLVPNPGQEDVDRDGVGDACQGDFDADKVVDKIDVCPENAEVTLTDFRAFQTVVLDPEGDAQIDPNWVVLNQGMEIVQTMNSDPGLGVGYTAFNGVDFEGTFHVNTVTDDDYAGFIFGYQDSSSFYVVMWKQMEQTYWQANPFRAVAEPGIQLKAVKSSTGPGEQLRNALWHTGDTESQVRLLWKDPRNVGWKDKTSYRWFLQHRPQVGYIRVRFYEGPELVADSNVVLDTTMRGGRLGVFCFSQENIIWANLRYRCNDTIPEDYEVQRLLQA